From one Cyprinus carpio isolate SPL01 chromosome B3, ASM1834038v1, whole genome shotgun sequence genomic stretch:
- the LOC109089882 gene encoding 5-hydroxytryptamine receptor 3A: MNIILPVFVFLVLDVMSFFIDASGTEKLSFKVTLLLSVSVLLLILNDTLPSTADKIPLIGIYCSVIFSLIGISILETILVNLLKAKGAEKRSVDTTAAITGQNDVEDLQSPPDSIRYQNGMQRSLCWTRVARIIDVTFLVLYIITIIVFLSVLERIWFPK, translated from the exons ATGAACATTATCCTACCAGTGTTTGTATTCCTTGTGCTGGATGTGATGTCCTTCTTCATAGACGCAAGTGGAACAGAAAAGCTGAGCTTTAAAGTGACTTTACTACTGTCCGTTTCTGTGTTGCTGCTGATTCTTAATGACACGCTGCCCTCTACAGCTGATAAAATCCCACTGATTG GGATTTACTGCAGTGTGATTTTCAGTCTCATTGGCATCAGCATTCTGGAGACCATCCTTGTGAATCTTTTGAAGGCTAAAGGAGCAGAGAAGAGATCAGTGGACACAACAGCTGCTATTACTGGACAAAATG ATGTAGAAGACCTGCAGAGCCCTCCAGACTCAATTAGATATCAGAATGGGATGCAGAGATCACTGTGCTGGACCAGAGTGGCAAGAATCATAGATGTGACTTTCTTGGTTCTTTACATAATCACCATTATtgtgtttctgtctgttcttGAGAGGATTTGGTTTCCAAAGTGA